From the Kallotenue papyrolyticum genome, the window CAGCGCGCCCATGTCGAGCGTGACCACACGCTTACCCTTGATCGAGTCGGGCACGTCGCCCGCGACGATGCGCTGGGCCAGCCCTTCGGCGATGGCGGTCTTGCCGACGCCCGGCTCGCCGATCAGCGCCGGATTGTTCTTGGTGCGCCGCGACAGGATCTGGATCACGCGCTCGATCTCTTTCTCGCGCCCGATGATCGGGTCGAGCTTGCCGGCCTCGGCCATTTCGGTCAGGTCGGTTGAGAGCGCATCCAGGTATGGCGTTTTACTCTGCTTGGGAACCGCAGGCCGTTCCAAGCCGCTGGTCGGGCCATGGCGCAGCTCGCGCAGCACCGCGGTGCGGATCTGCTCCAGGCTCACGCCCAGGATCTCCAACACGCCGGCGGCCACGCCTTCGCCCTTGCGCACCAGACCGAGCAGCAGGTGTTCGGTGCCGACGTAGTGGTGATTGAGCTTGCGCCCTTCCTCGAGCGCGAACTCGATCACCTTCTTGGCGCTGGCGGTGAGCTCCAGATCGTCATTCGAGCCGCTGCTCTCGCCGTAGCCGACGATGAACTCCACTGCGCTGCGCGCTTGCGCATGCTTCACTCCGAGCTCGGCCAGCACCTTGCCCGCGACGCCTTCTTGATCCCGAATCAAGCCTAGCAGGATGTGCTCGGTCCCGACATACGAATGATGAAAGTGGCGAGCCTCTTCCTGCGCTAGGCTCAACACCTGCTTCGCTCGCTTGGTAAATCTGTCCAGTAAGCCCATAGCAACTTCTCCATCCTAGGGGCTTCGTGCGGATTGCCTGGTCCCACCAGCACCATTCAAGATCGATGCCGCTGGTGGAGCTCTGAGTCGTCGCTGTGCGCAACGCAGCTATGACGTGCGCGACCAGATGTCCGATCTGATTGTACTACGTCTTGGCCCCCCTTGCACGGGTGTGCGACTGATAGGCCACTGCCACCGACCTGAGAACCAACAACGGCCACAGCACAGGAGACCGCCTGGCTGACCCGCGTATCTCCTGAGCCGTGACCGTTGCCGGGCTGCGTCGTTGGCGAGCTTAAGATTCTTCGCCCGAAGCCTGCTCAGACGTATCGCGCAGTTCCTCAACCGGTTCGGTGTCGTAGTCGAAATCCTCGACCGGGTAGTTGCCGTCGTCGCCCTCGACGCGGCGCATGCTCAGGCCGATGCGCTTGCGGGCCGGATCGATACGGATGATGCGCACCGGAACCGTATCACCTTCTTTAACGACTTCGCGCGGGTGTTGGATGCGCCCGTCGCCCATCTCCGAGACGTGGATCAGCCCCTCGACGCCGTCCTCCAGCCGCGCAAAGGCACCGAAGGAGGCTAGTTGGGTGATCGTCGCTTCGACCAGTTGGCCCAGCTCGTAGCGCCCGCTGATCGTCTGCCATGGTTCTGCCTGCGTGCGCTTGATCGACAGGGCAATCCGCTTGCGATCGCTGTCGATGTTCAGGACGTACACTTTGACCTTGTCGCCAACCTTGAGCACCTCGCCCGGATGCTTGACGCGGCTCCACGAGATCTCGCTCAGGTGTACCAGGCCATCGGCGCCACCGATGTCTACGAAAGCGCCAAAATCGGTGATCGAGGTGACGGTGCCCTCGCGCACATCGCCTTCGCGCAGCGTGTCGAGGATCTCGTCCTTGCGTGCCTCGCGCACCTCCTGGACGGCCTGCCGCTCGCTCAGGATCAGGCGGTTGCGCGCCCGGTTGATCTCGATGATCTTGAGCGTGAGCGTCGATCCGACCAGTTTGGCCATATCGCTCTGCTTCTGCGAGTCGGAGCCGCGGCTGATGCCGCTGACCTGCGAGGCGGGTACGAACCCGCGCACGCCGTCGAGGTTGACCAACACGCCACCCTTGTTGTAGTTGATGACCCGGGCCTGCAGGACTTCGCCGGCCTCGAACTGCTGCTGCAAGCGCCGCCAGCTCTTCTCCTGGCGCGCCTTGTCCAGCGAAAGGACGGCCCGCCCTTCTTTATCTTCGGGCTGGACGACAAAGACCAAGACTTCATCGCCCACCTTCAGTGCGGCGCGCTCTTCCGGCAACAGCGATTGCATTTCCTTGGCCGGAACTACGCCCTCGGCCTTGGAGCCGATATCGACCAGGAGTTCGTCCCGATCGATGTGCATGATCACGCCATCGACCGTGTCGCCATATTGCAGGTTGTAGTAGTCGTTGGCCGGATCCTGCAGATATTGCTCCAGCAGAGCGCGATCGTCCTGGGTGCCGTTGGTCGCGGGAGCGTTGGCCGATGCCTGCTCCTGCTCCGTCGCCGACGAAGCAGTTGGATGATTGCTCATGTACCTCTAATCCTTGAAAGGAATTGACCGCCGCCGTGGGGCTGGCGGCCTGCTGCAATTATACCGGTTTACCAGGGGAGATGCAAACGTGGCGGCGCCAGGCTTACAGGTTGTGCGCATCGATGATGGCGTAGCGGTAGCCCTGTTCCGCCAGAAAGAGCTGACGCTTGGCGGCAAACTCCTGGTCGCGCGAGTCGCGGGTGACGATGGTGTAGAAGCGCGCCGGGCGTCCATCGGCCTTGGGGCGCAGGATGCGCCCCAGGCGCTGTGCTTCCTCCTGCCGCGAGCCAAAGGTGCCTGAGACCTGGATGGCGACGTTGGCGTCGGGCAGGTCTACGGCGAAGTTGGCGACTTTGGAGACTACCAGCAGGGGCAGCTCGCCCTGGCGGAAGGCGGCGTACAGGCGTTCGCGCTCGGCGCTGGGGGTACGCCCGGTGAGCAGCGGCGCTTCCAGGCAGCGGGCAATGGTTTCGAGCTGCTCCAGGTACTGACCGATGATCAGCACGTGATCATCGCGGTGGCGTGCAGCCAGTGCCTGGACCACGGCCAGTTTGGCCGGATTTTCCGCCGCGATGCGGTAGGCTTCCTGGCGGCTCTCGGCCAGGGCCGCGGCCATGCGCCGCTCGTCGTCCATGTCCACGCGCACCTCGATGCATTCGGCGCTGGCGATCCAGCCGGCGCGCTCCAGGTCGCGCCAGGGCAGGTCGTACTTCTTGGGGCCGATCAGCGAAAAGACATCGCGCTCGCGGCCATCCTCGCGGATCAGCGTGGCGGTCAGGCCCAGGCGTCGCCGCGCCTGCAGCTCGGCGGTGGCGCGGAAGACCGGCGCCGGCAGCAGGTGGACCTCGTCGTAGATTAATAAGCCCCAGTCGCGTTCGCGGAACAGGCTCAGATGTGGAAAGTCGCCGATCTCGCCGGTCTCCTGATCCACCGTGAAGGGACGGTAGGTCAGGATCTGGTAGGTGGCGACCGTGACCGGTTTCAATTCCTTGCGATCGCTGGAGTACTCGCCGACCTCGGCGGCAGTGAGCGTGGTTTTGTCCAAAATCTCGCCGATCCACTGGCGCGCGGCCACCGTGCTGGGCGTGAGGATCAGCGTATGCGTTTGGGCCGCATGCATCGCGCCGATGCCCACCACGGTCTTGCCCGCGCCGCAGGGCAAGACCACCACGCCGCTGCCGCCGCGCGCCGAACCGCCGTCGTAGAACGCGGCCACGGCCGCCTGCTGGTAGTCGCGCAGCGCAAAGGGCTGGCCCTGGACCGAGACCGCGCGTAGTTCGAAGTGCAACGCCGCGCCCTGGACATAGCCGGCCAGGTCTTCGGCAGGATAGCCCAGCCCGACCAGGGCTTGCTTCAGCTCGCCGCGGGCCCAAGGTTCGACCTGTACCGCCCGTGGCGTGAGGCGCTGGCCCAGGTAGGGCCGACAGCGCTCATCGGCGCAGACGCGGTCCAGCAGTGCACTGTCGTCGGCTTCCAACACCAGCGCCTGGGCGTGGCGTGTCAGGCGCAGCACGCCGTAGCGTGCCATGGTCTCGGCGATCAGCGTTACCAGGTTGGCCGGCAGCTCGAAGCGACTGTAGCGGCTGAGCACATCGAGCACGTCGGTGATGCGCAGGCCGGCAGCGGCGGCATTCCACAGTGAGAGCGGTGTGATGCGGTAGAAGTGGATGTGCTCCGGCGAACGTTCCAGTTCGGCAAAGCGCGCCAGCAGCGGACGGACCGCTTCGTAGTCGGGCGCGTGAACGTCGGCAAGGATCGTGCTGTCACTCTGAACGATCAGCGGCGCATTCTGTGGCATCACAAAGCCTTGTAAAAGTTGACATATCGCCGGAGGGCGCGTACAATTACTGGTGCACACGTGTGGTCTGCCGGTGGCCTTCCAGCCACGCTTGGCACTATACCTGATCTGCCGCGCGCTGTCGTAGGCGCAGGTACTGAAGCGCAGCCCACCAACGGATAGGCCCCTGACAGGACTATCCGCCTGGTGTGCCGTGTCCACGCGTGGGGAGGAACGACAGAATGCAGCAAGGCAAGGCACGCTCGTGAAACGACGCACGCGGATTCCAGCAGTCATCCTCGTCGGCGCGGCAGCGGTCGTGGGCCTGACGGCCTGTGGCGGCCAGCCTTTACCGATTAATCAGCAGGCGCCGGGCATCGCGACGGCGACGCCAGGCGCGCCGCTTGGCGCGGCGCCGGGATTGTTTGAGTCGCCCGCGGCCCAGGCCGGCGGTCAGCCGGCGGAGGGCGCGGCCTCGCCCGAAGCGCCGCCGGTGGAGCAACCGGGCGCACCTGCGGTCGAGTCGCCGCCACCCATGGCTGAGCCGACGCCCGAGCCGACGGTTAATCCGCAGTTCAGCAGCGTGACGCTGCCCAGTGTCGAGGAGCGCTGGCGCTACGTCCAGGTCGATCGGCAGCCCTTTGAGCAGATTCAGACGTGGACTACGCCCAGCCGCCAGATTCTGTGGTGGTACGATCCGGTCCATGGTCGCGCGGTCAAGCTGGGTGAAATCCAGGGGGATTTCCCCGTCCAGGCGACCTTCCGCTTCCGTGGGCAGGAGGTGGAAGCGCTGGAGGTGCCGTATCAAGTTAATCAAAGCTTCGGCATCACCGTTCCCCCCGCGCTGCTCGAACAGATCCGCAACGCCGGCTACGGCGAGTGGATCGAAGCCTTCGTATATCGGACGGAAGATATTCGGCCCAAATAGATGCGACGGCGGTCCCGGCGCAGAATAGGACTGCCGGGCTATTTCTGGGTGTTGACGGAATGTAGTACGCTACACGTATTAGTGCGAAGGAGTAGAAGGCATGAGCAGCCGCTATCTGGACATGGTCCGGGGCCAGCGTCGCCGGAGCACTTTCCAGTTCACGGCCAAGACCGGTCTGGCGATCCTGGCTGTGGTTTCCATGATCGGCTCTGCTGCCTACTGGTGGGGGGTCCAAAGCCAGCTCACCACGAATAAAGTCGTTGCCATGGCGTTTACGGCGATCATGGTGCTGGCGCCACCGTCGCTGGTATCGTTTTTGATTCCGTGGTCGCCGGCAGGCATGCTGCTACAGAAGATTAACGCGCGCACCTGGGGCTATACGGTCATCATGGTCGCGGCGATGTTTCTGTTGTGGTATTCGTTCCAGATTCAGAACGCCTGGTGGATGGCCCAGCCGGTGGTGGCGCAGAGTGGCTATGTCTTGCCGCAGGTGCTGGTCGGGATCATTGGCTTTGTGATCATCCCGGCGCTGCTGTGGACGCCGGTCACCAGCGATGAGTTGGTCGAGCAGGTGCGCCAGGCGCATCTGGTCAAGCGCTACGAGCTGCAGACGCAGGCCGATATCGCCATTCTGCGCAACACGCTGCTGCGGGCGCAGGAGAAGGCGCTGATCGGCTTCGCCAACCTGACGGTGCAGGAGCGCGAGGAGCTGGCCAGCGTCATGCGCGGCTTGGTGCGTGGCATCGACAGCACCATGAAGGAGATCGCCCAGAGCGTCAAAACCGTCTCCGGGGCGACGATCCCCTTCACGCCGCTGGAAGACAACGAGCAGATCAAGGGCTACCTCGATTACATCAGCGAGGCCCTGACGCAGACATCGCTGCTGCCCAACAACGCCTCCAATACCCAGCGCATGCAAGCCGGCGTAGCCCAAGGTCAGCGCCAGCAGCAGTATGCCGGTGGTGATCCCAGCCGCTTCTAGGAGCGTCTGTGCGCGGGTGGTACTTCAGCGATGACGGCGGCCTGCCCGAGGAGGACCTGCGCGAACTGGCCGATCTGCTGGCTATGCAACTCTACGGCACGCTGGAGCGCAAGGTCTATGGCTTGAGCAAGCAGGATGTGGCTGAGCTGGTCGCGCCGTATATCGAGGATCTAACGCCGGAAGATCAACGCTCGGTCGCCTGGCTGGTCTGGGACCTGTTTCAGGAAGCCCTCAAAATCGAGATGCGTGAACGTCGGCGGCGACGCTGATGGCGTGATGGAACGGCACAAGGCGTGGGGAAACCCGCGCCTTTTGCTATAATCAGCGCATGGCACTGCGACTGGCGCTGCTAGGCGGAACCTTTGATCCGATCCACTTTGGCCACCTGGCGCTGGCGGCGGATGTACAGCACGCGCTGCAGCTCGACCGGGTGGTGTTTGTGCCTGCCGCGCAGCAGCCCTTCAAGCTGGGGCGCAGCGTAGCTCCGGCGCGCGATCGGCTGCGCATGGTCCAGCTCGCGATTGCCGACGATGCGCTGTTTGATGTCTCGGCGATCGAGATCGAGCGCGGCGGGGTGTCCTACAGCGTCGATACGGTGGTGGCGTTTCGGCGCATGTTTCCTGCCGCAGAGCTGTTCTTTATCGTCGGTGCGGACGCCGCCGGCGATCTGGCGCGCTGGCATCGCGTTGAGGAGCTCGTGCGGCACGCGCGCCTGGTGATCGTTGACCGTCCGGGCGTGGCCTTCGATCTCCAGCGGCTCTACGCCGCGTTACCGCCGGCGCGCGGACGGACATGCCACGTGCCTGGCCCGGCCTTTGATATTGCGTCCAGCGAGATTCGGCGGCGGCTACGCGCGGGCCTGCCCGTGCGCTACCATCTGCCGGCGGCAGTGTATCGCTATATTCAAACCCAGGGGTTGTATGTCCGCGCCGCATCCGACGCTCCTGCCTCGTGAGCTGCTGGCAACCACCGCCGCCGGCTGGGGCCTGGCCCTCAGCGAAGCGCAACTGGCGCAGTACGAGCGCTACCTGGCCGAGCTGCTGCGCTGGAACCGGCGTGCCAACCTCACGGCCATCGTCGATCCCCAGGCCGCGACGGTGCGTCACCTGCTCGATGCCCTGGCGTTGGCGCGCGTCTGGCCCGCTCAGCCGCCCGCGTCACTGGCCGATGTCGGCACCGGCGCAGGTGTTCCCGGGCTGGTGCTTAAAATCCTCTGGCCCGACACCGAGCTGTTGCTGATCGAGAGTGTTGCCAAGAAGACGGATTTTCTGCAGCATGTCACCGCGGCGCTCAACCTGCACGGCGTGACGATCCTGACCGCCCGGGCCGAGGATGTCGGGCGTGATCCTCGGTACCGTGAACGCTACGCGGCGGTGACCGCGCGGGCGGTGGCCGCGCTCAATGTGCTGGTGGAGTACTGCCTGCCGCTCTGCCGCGTCGGTGGCGTGGTCGTCGCGCCCAAGGGCGCCGACGGCGCTGCTGAAGCCGCAGCCGCAGCCGCGGCGATCGAGCTGCTGGGTGGCCGCCTGCGCAGCGTGCTGCCCTACCAGTTGCCAGGGCTCGACCCGCGCACGCTGGTGGTGATCGACAAGCTTGCGCCCACGCCGGAGCGCTACCCGCGCCGGGCGGGGGTGCCCCACAAGCGCCCGCTGCCGGAGCAGCGCTGAGCAGCGCAGCCGGCGTGGCTGCCGGCGCAGTGCACCGGGCGACAGTAGGTCAGATATCGCGCCGGTTTTCAAGCGCGCGACTCAGCGTCACCTCGTCGGCGTACTCGAGATCGCTGCCGACCGGTAGCCCTTGCGCCAGCGCGGTAATGCGTACGCCGGTCGCGGCCAGCTCGCGGGCAATGTAGTGCTGCGTCGCGCGGCCTTCGGTAGTGGGATTGGTGGCGATAATCACCTCTTCGACCGGCTCGACCTGTACGCGCGCCAGCAACTCCCGAATCTTGAGATCGTCGGGATTGATGCCTTCTACCGGCGAGATCGCACCATGCAGCACATGGTACAGCCCGCGATATTCGCCGATGCGCTCGAAGGCCAGCACGTCGAGCGGCTCCTCCACGACCATGATCACCCCGGCGTC encodes:
- the rpsA gene encoding 30S ribosomal protein S1, which translates into the protein MSNHPTASSATEQEQASANAPATNGTQDDRALLEQYLQDPANDYYNLQYGDTVDGVIMHIDRDELLVDIGSKAEGVVPAKEMQSLLPEERAALKVGDEVLVFVVQPEDKEGRAVLSLDKARQEKSWRRLQQQFEAGEVLQARVINYNKGGVLVNLDGVRGFVPASQVSGISRGSDSQKQSDMAKLVGSTLTLKIIEINRARNRLILSERQAVQEVREARKDEILDTLREGDVREGTVTSITDFGAFVDIGGADGLVHLSEISWSRVKHPGEVLKVGDKVKVYVLNIDSDRKRIALSIKRTQAEPWQTISGRYELGQLVEATITQLASFGAFARLEDGVEGLIHVSEMGDGRIQHPREVVKEGDTVPVRIIRIDPARKRIGLSMRRVEGDDGNYPVEDFDYDTEPVEELRDTSEQASGEES
- a CDS encoding DNA repair helicase XPB; the protein is MPQNAPLIVQSDSTILADVHAPDYEAVRPLLARFAELERSPEHIHFYRITPLSLWNAAAAGLRITDVLDVLSRYSRFELPANLVTLIAETMARYGVLRLTRHAQALVLEADDSALLDRVCADERCRPYLGQRLTPRAVQVEPWARGELKQALVGLGYPAEDLAGYVQGAALHFELRAVSVQGQPFALRDYQQAAVAAFYDGGSARGGSGVVVLPCGAGKTVVGIGAMHAAQTHTLILTPSTVAARQWIGEILDKTTLTAAEVGEYSSDRKELKPVTVATYQILTYRPFTVDQETGEIGDFPHLSLFRERDWGLLIYDEVHLLPAPVFRATAELQARRRLGLTATLIREDGRERDVFSLIGPKKYDLPWRDLERAGWIASAECIEVRVDMDDERRMAAALAESRQEAYRIAAENPAKLAVVQALAARHRDDHVLIIGQYLEQLETIARCLEAPLLTGRTPSAERERLYAAFRQGELPLLVVSKVANFAVDLPDANVAIQVSGTFGSRQEEAQRLGRILRPKADGRPARFYTIVTRDSRDQEFAAKRQLFLAEQGYRYAIIDAHNL
- the nadD gene encoding nicotinate-nucleotide adenylyltransferase, yielding MALRLALLGGTFDPIHFGHLALAADVQHALQLDRVVFVPAAQQPFKLGRSVAPARDRLRMVQLAIADDALFDVSAIEIERGGVSYSVDTVVAFRRMFPAAELFFIVGADAAGDLARWHRVEELVRHARLVIVDRPGVAFDLQRLYAALPPARGRTCHVPGPAFDIASSEIRRRLRAGLPVRYHLPAAVYRYIQTQGLYVRAASDAPAS
- the rsmG gene encoding 16S rRNA (guanine(527)-N(7))-methyltransferase RsmG, whose amino-acid sequence is MSAPHPTLLPRELLATTAAGWGLALSEAQLAQYERYLAELLRWNRRANLTAIVDPQAATVRHLLDALALARVWPAQPPASLADVGTGAGVPGLVLKILWPDTELLLIESVAKKTDFLQHVTAALNLHGVTILTARAEDVGRDPRYRERYAAVTARAVAALNVLVEYCLPLCRVGGVVVAPKGADGAAEAAAAAAAIELLGGRLRSVLPYQLPGLDPRTLVVIDKLAPTPERYPRRAGVPHKRPLPEQR
- the recR gene encoding recombination mediator RecR, which encodes MATGLEHVTVEPIARLIEEFNKLPGIGPKTASRLTFYLLRASNEQAAALAQAILEVKEKTLYCSRCYNIATSDPCAICSNPARDAGVIMVVEEPLDVLAFERIGEYRGLYHVLHGAISPVEGINPDDLKIRELLARVQVEPVEEVIIATNPTTEGRATQHYIARELAATGVRITALAQGLPVGSDLEYADEVTLSRALENRRDI